The following coding sequences lie in one Arachis ipaensis cultivar K30076 chromosome B03, Araip1.1, whole genome shotgun sequence genomic window:
- the LOC107630458 gene encoding glucan endo-1,3-beta-glucosidase 1-like isoform X1, whose product MAISKLTRTNTLLFFFFFFLFCTELPTPSLAQENQSEQPYVGVNVGTDVSNLLPPSQLVSFLQLQKITHIRIYDANPDILKALSRTKIRVIISVPNNQLLAIGSSNTTAASWIDRNVVSFYPDTLITAISVGDEVLTTVPSSAPLILPAIQSLYSALVASNLHQHIKISTPHAASIILDPFPPSQAFFNQSFSSVIVPLLQFLSKTGSPLMMNLYPYYVFMQNKGVVPIDNALFKPLTPSKEMVDPNTLLHYTNVLDAMVDAAYFSMKNLNITDVVVLVTETGWPSKGDSKEPYATKDNADTYNSNLISHILGHGGTPLHPETTSSVYIYELFNEDLRSPPVSEANWGLFYGNTTPAYLLHVSGIGTFMANDTTNQTYCIAMDGFDTKTLQAALDWACGPGRANCSEIQPGESCYQPNNVKSHASYAFDSYFQKEGKAPGTCDFKGVAMITTTDPSHGSCIFPGSKKVSNKTKDVVNSTQSSSAGEKLLRCRTFSFLKISAFSNILHIFLAAYFPIFLLVLL is encoded by the exons ATGGCAATTTCTAAGCTCACTCGCACTAacacccttctcttcttcttcttcttcttccttttctgcaCTGAACTACCAACACCATCACTGG CTCAGGAAAACCAAAGCGAGCAGCCATACGTGGGAGTCAACGTTGGCACGGACGTCTCCAACCTTCTACCGCCATCGCAACTGGTTTCGTTTCTTCAGCTTCAGAAGATAACGCACATAAGAATCTACGATGCAAACCCAGACATACTCAAAGCACTCTCACGCACCAAGATTCGCGTCATCATCAGCGTCCCCAACAACCAGCTCCTCGCCATTGGCTCTTCCAACACCACCGCCGCCTCATGGATCGACCGGAACGTCGTCTCTTTCTACCCGGACACACTCATCACCGCCATTTCTGTCGGCGACGAAGTTCTAACCACCGTCCCCTCCTCCGCCCCTCTCATCCTCCCCGCCATTCAGTCCCTCTACAGCGCCCTCGTCGCCTCCAACCTCCACCAGCACATCAAGATTTCAACCCCTCACGCCGCTTCCATTATCCTCGACCCTTTTCCTCCTTCTCAGGCTTTCTTCAACCAGAGCTTCTCCTCTGTCATCGTCCCTCTCcttcagtttctctccaaaacCGGCTCCCCCTTGATGATGAACCTTTACCCTTACTACGTCTTCATGCAGAACAAGGGTGTGGTTCCAATCGACAATGCTCTCTTCAAACCCTTGACTCCTTCTAAGGAAATGGTTGACCCCAACACCTTGCTTCACTACACCAATGTCCTTGATGCCATGGTCGATGCTGCTTATTTCTCAATGAAGAACCTTAACATCACTGATGTCGTGGTCCTTGTTACCGAAACAGGGTGGCCTTCAAAGGGTGATTCCAAAGAGCCTTATGCTACCAAGGACAATGCAGACACCTACAATTCAAACTTGATTAGCCATATTTTGGGTCACGGCGGAACCCCTCTACATCCGGAAACAACTTCCAGTGTGTATATCTACGAGCTGTTCAATGAGGACCTGAGGTCGCCGCCGGTCTCGGAGGCGAATTGGGGACTCTTTTATGGAAACACCACGCCGGCGTATCTGCTTCATGTCTCCGGGATTGGCACCTTTATGGCCAATGATACTACCAATCAGACATACTGCATTGCCATGGATGGTTTTGATACCAAGACTTTGCAGGCTGCACTTGATTGGGCTTGTGGGCCGGGCCGGGCTAATTGCTCCGAGATTCAGCCCGGTGAGAGTTGTTATCAGCCTAACAATGTGAAGAGCCATGCTTCTTATGCCTTTGATAGCTATTTCCAGAAGGAAGGGAAGGCTCCTGGGACTTGTGATTTCAAAGGTGTAGCTATGATCACTACAACAGATCCCA GTCACGGGAGCTGTATATTTCCAGGAAG CAAGAAAGTGAGCAACAAGACAAAGGATGTGGTGAACTCTACTCAATCAAGCAGTGCTGGGGAGAAGTTATTGAGGTGCAGAACATTCAGCTTCCTTAAAATAAGTGCTTTTAGCAACATTTTGCACATTTTCTTAGCTGCATATTTCCCTATTTTTTTGTTAGTCCTTTTGTGA
- the LOC107630458 gene encoding glucan endo-1,3-beta-glucosidase 1-like isoform X2 — MAISKLTRTNTLLFFFFFFLFCTELPTPSLAQENQSEQPYVGVNVGTDVSNLLPPSQLVSFLQLQKITHIRIYDANPDILKALSRTKIRVIISVPNNQLLAIGSSNTTAASWIDRNVVSFYPDTLITAISVGDEVLTTVPSSAPLILPAIQSLYSALVASNLHQHIKISTPHAASIILDPFPPSQAFFNQSFSSVIVPLLQFLSKTGSPLMMNLYPYYVFMQNKGVVPIDNALFKPLTPSKEMVDPNTLLHYTNVLDAMVDAAYFSMKNLNITDVVVLVTETGWPSKGDSKEPYATKDNADTYNSNLISHILGHGGTPLHPETTSSVYIYELFNEDLRSPPVSEANWGLFYGNTTPAYLLHVSGIGTFMANDTTNQTYCIAMDGFDTKTLQAALDWACGPGRANCSEIQPGESCYQPNNVKSHASYAFDSYFQKEGKAPGTCDFKGVAMITTTDPTRK; from the exons ATGGCAATTTCTAAGCTCACTCGCACTAacacccttctcttcttcttcttcttcttccttttctgcaCTGAACTACCAACACCATCACTGG CTCAGGAAAACCAAAGCGAGCAGCCATACGTGGGAGTCAACGTTGGCACGGACGTCTCCAACCTTCTACCGCCATCGCAACTGGTTTCGTTTCTTCAGCTTCAGAAGATAACGCACATAAGAATCTACGATGCAAACCCAGACATACTCAAAGCACTCTCACGCACCAAGATTCGCGTCATCATCAGCGTCCCCAACAACCAGCTCCTCGCCATTGGCTCTTCCAACACCACCGCCGCCTCATGGATCGACCGGAACGTCGTCTCTTTCTACCCGGACACACTCATCACCGCCATTTCTGTCGGCGACGAAGTTCTAACCACCGTCCCCTCCTCCGCCCCTCTCATCCTCCCCGCCATTCAGTCCCTCTACAGCGCCCTCGTCGCCTCCAACCTCCACCAGCACATCAAGATTTCAACCCCTCACGCCGCTTCCATTATCCTCGACCCTTTTCCTCCTTCTCAGGCTTTCTTCAACCAGAGCTTCTCCTCTGTCATCGTCCCTCTCcttcagtttctctccaaaacCGGCTCCCCCTTGATGATGAACCTTTACCCTTACTACGTCTTCATGCAGAACAAGGGTGTGGTTCCAATCGACAATGCTCTCTTCAAACCCTTGACTCCTTCTAAGGAAATGGTTGACCCCAACACCTTGCTTCACTACACCAATGTCCTTGATGCCATGGTCGATGCTGCTTATTTCTCAATGAAGAACCTTAACATCACTGATGTCGTGGTCCTTGTTACCGAAACAGGGTGGCCTTCAAAGGGTGATTCCAAAGAGCCTTATGCTACCAAGGACAATGCAGACACCTACAATTCAAACTTGATTAGCCATATTTTGGGTCACGGCGGAACCCCTCTACATCCGGAAACAACTTCCAGTGTGTATATCTACGAGCTGTTCAATGAGGACCTGAGGTCGCCGCCGGTCTCGGAGGCGAATTGGGGACTCTTTTATGGAAACACCACGCCGGCGTATCTGCTTCATGTCTCCGGGATTGGCACCTTTATGGCCAATGATACTACCAATCAGACATACTGCATTGCCATGGATGGTTTTGATACCAAGACTTTGCAGGCTGCACTTGATTGGGCTTGTGGGCCGGGCCGGGCTAATTGCTCCGAGATTCAGCCCGGTGAGAGTTGTTATCAGCCTAACAATGTGAAGAGCCATGCTTCTTATGCCTTTGATAGCTATTTCCAGAAGGAAGGGAAGGCTCCTGGGACTTGTGATTTCAAAGGTGTAGCTATGATCACTACAACAGATCCCA CAAGAAAGTGA